The following are encoded in a window of Streptomyces sp. SAT1 genomic DNA:
- a CDS encoding MBL fold metallo-hydrolase, which yields MKLTVVGCSGSFPSAESACSSYLVEADGFRLLLDMGNGALGELQRHCGLYDLDAIFLSHLHADHCIDMCAYFVARYYRYDGGRCAPLPVHGPEGTEHRLTTAYADTPSASSMSEVFDFHTVKPGTSEIGPFTVHTERVAHPVEAYAIRLEHGGRSLTYSGDTGVSEALDELARDADLFLCEAAFTDGKENIPDLHLNGREAGESATRAGARRLVLTHVPPWTDPQINLADARAVYDGPVELAAPGAVYEI from the coding sequence ATGAAGCTCACCGTCGTCGGCTGCTCGGGGTCGTTCCCGTCCGCGGAATCGGCCTGTTCGAGCTACCTCGTAGAGGCCGACGGCTTCCGGCTGCTCCTCGACATGGGCAACGGCGCCCTCGGCGAACTGCAGCGCCACTGCGGTCTCTACGACCTCGACGCGATCTTCCTGAGCCATCTGCACGCCGACCACTGCATCGACATGTGCGCCTACTTCGTGGCCCGCTACTACCGGTACGACGGCGGACGCTGCGCCCCGCTGCCGGTCCACGGCCCCGAGGGCACCGAGCACCGGCTGACCACGGCCTACGCCGACACCCCCTCGGCCTCCTCCATGAGCGAGGTCTTCGACTTCCACACGGTCAAGCCGGGCACGTCCGAGATCGGCCCCTTCACCGTGCACACCGAGCGGGTGGCCCACCCGGTGGAGGCGTACGCCATCCGCCTGGAGCACGGCGGCCGGTCCCTCACGTACTCCGGTGACACCGGCGTCAGCGAGGCCCTGGACGAACTGGCCCGGGACGCCGACCTGTTCCTGTGCGAGGCCGCCTTCACGGACGGCAAGGAGAACATCCCCGACCTCCACCTCAACGGCCGCGAGGCCGGCGAGTCCGCCACCCGCGCCGGCGCCCGCCGCCTGGTCCTCACCCACGTCCCCCCGTGGACCGACCCGCAGATCAACCTCGCCGACGCCCGCGCGGTCTACGACGGGCCGGTGGAACTGGCGGCGCCGGGAGCGGTGTACGAGATCTGA
- a CDS encoding type II toxin-antitoxin system PemK/MazF family toxin yields MDTSWWLALAAVVLLALVATLVDGWGRGRRPAGRRSRPPARPRGREDRGAPARPRPAEIWWANVPYEDGPGAKDRPCLVLSVHGKRARVAKITSRYHEERAGVIPLPPGSVGDARGRTSFLETDEVREVPVWDFRRRVGVVDPVLWDQVRYLAG; encoded by the coding sequence ATGGACACGTCCTGGTGGCTGGCGCTCGCGGCGGTGGTGCTGCTCGCGCTCGTCGCCACGCTCGTCGACGGGTGGGGCCGGGGGCGCCGGCCCGCGGGGCGCAGGTCGCGTCCGCCGGCGCGGCCGAGGGGCCGGGAGGACCGGGGTGCGCCCGCGCGTCCGCGCCCGGCGGAGATCTGGTGGGCGAACGTGCCCTACGAGGACGGCCCCGGGGCGAAGGACCGGCCCTGCCTGGTGCTGTCCGTGCACGGCAAGCGCGCCCGGGTCGCCAAGATCACCAGCCGGTACCACGAGGAGCGGGCCGGGGTGATCCCGCTGCCGCCCGGTTCGGTGGGGGACGCGCGGGGCCGTACCAGCTTCCTGGAGACCGACGAGGTGCGGGAGGTGCCGGTGTGGGACTTCCGGCGCCGGGTGGGGGTCGTGGATCCGGTGCTCTGGGACCAGGTGCGCTACCTGGCCGGGTGA
- a CDS encoding putative Ig domain-containing protein yields MRESRPSSRRRSPRRLLAVAFPALALTVTGFVAAPTAGAAQPAAAHPDTGRAAQNAHALTAPERQVLHSTGTAGQKVPTTRLCADARPGEASCFAQRRTDIQQRLASALAAAPSGLSPANLHSAYNLPSSGGSGLTVAVVDAYNDPNAESDLATYRSQFGLSACTKANGCFKQVSQTGSTTSLPTNDSGWAGEEALDIDMVSAVCPNCNIILVEADSPTDADLGTAENEAVALGAKFVSNSWGGDEESSQTSLDSQYFKHPGVAITVSSGDSGYGAEYPATSQYVTAVGGTALTTASNSRGWNETVWNTNSTEGTGSGCSAYDPKPSWQTDTGCAKRMEADVSAVADPATGVAVYDTYGGSGWAVYGGTSASAPIIAGVYALAGTPGAGDYPAKYPYGHTGNLNDVTSGSNGSCSTAYFCRAAAGYDGPTGWGTPSGTAAFTAGGSTGNTVTVTDPGSQSTTVGGSVSLQIHATDSAGAALTYTATGLPAGLSVNGSTGLITGTASTAGTYQVTVTAKDSTGATGSASFTWTVGTGGGGTCTAAQLLGNPGFESGGSSWTASSGVITTDSGEAAHGGSYKAWLDGYGTTHTDTLSQTVTIPAGCKATLTYYLHVDTAETTRTTAYDKLTVTAGGKTLATYSNLDAATGYAQKTVDLSSLAGSSATLKFSGAEDGSLQTSFVVDDAALTTG; encoded by the coding sequence ATGCGTGAGTCACGCCCGAGCAGCCGGAGACGGAGTCCGCGCCGACTCCTCGCCGTCGCCTTCCCCGCCCTCGCCCTCACGGTCACCGGGTTCGTCGCGGCACCGACCGCAGGGGCGGCCCAGCCCGCCGCCGCGCACCCGGACACCGGCAGGGCCGCCCAGAACGCGCACGCCCTCACCGCCCCCGAGCGGCAGGTCCTGCACAGCACCGGCACGGCCGGACAGAAGGTCCCCACGACCCGGCTGTGCGCCGACGCCCGGCCCGGCGAGGCCAGCTGCTTCGCCCAGCGCCGCACCGACATCCAGCAGCGGCTGGCCTCGGCGCTCGCCGCCGCGCCCTCCGGCCTCTCCCCGGCCAACCTGCACAGCGCCTACAACCTGCCCTCCTCGGGCGGCTCCGGCCTGACGGTCGCGGTGGTCGACGCCTACAACGACCCCAACGCCGAGTCCGACCTGGCCACCTACCGCTCGCAGTTCGGCCTGTCCGCCTGCACCAAGGCCAACGGCTGCTTCAAGCAGGTCAGCCAGACCGGCTCCACCACCTCCCTGCCGACCAACGACAGCGGCTGGGCCGGTGAGGAGGCGCTCGACATCGACATGGTCAGCGCGGTCTGCCCCAACTGCAACATCATCCTGGTGGAGGCCGACTCGCCCACCGACGCCGACCTCGGCACCGCCGAGAACGAGGCCGTCGCGCTCGGCGCCAAGTTCGTCTCCAACAGCTGGGGCGGCGACGAGGAGTCCTCGCAGACCAGCCTGGACAGCCAGTACTTCAAGCACCCGGGCGTCGCGATCACCGTCTCCTCGGGCGACTCCGGCTACGGCGCCGAGTACCCGGCGACCTCCCAGTACGTGACCGCCGTCGGCGGCACCGCGCTCACCACCGCGTCCAACTCCCGCGGCTGGAACGAGACGGTCTGGAACACCAACTCCACCGAGGGCACCGGCTCCGGCTGCTCCGCCTACGACCCGAAGCCGAGCTGGCAGACCGACACCGGCTGCGCCAAGCGCATGGAGGCCGACGTCTCCGCGGTCGCCGACCCGGCCACCGGCGTCGCCGTCTACGACACCTACGGCGGCAGCGGCTGGGCCGTCTACGGCGGCACCAGCGCCTCCGCGCCGATCATCGCCGGCGTCTACGCCCTGGCGGGCACCCCGGGCGCGGGCGACTACCCGGCGAAGTATCCCTACGGCCACACCGGCAACCTGAACGACGTGACCAGCGGCTCCAACGGCTCCTGCTCCACCGCCTACTTCTGCCGGGCGGCCGCCGGCTACGACGGCCCGACCGGCTGGGGCACCCCCAGCGGCACCGCCGCCTTCACCGCGGGCGGCTCCACCGGCAACACGGTCACCGTCACCGACCCCGGCAGCCAGTCCACCACCGTCGGCGGCTCCGTCAGCCTCCAGATACACGCCACCGACAGCGCGGGCGCGGCCCTCACCTACACCGCCACCGGCCTGCCGGCCGGCCTGTCCGTCAACGGCTCCACCGGCCTGATCACCGGCACCGCCTCCACCGCCGGGACCTACCAGGTCACGGTCACCGCGAAGGACTCCACCGGCGCCACCGGCTCCGCCTCCTTCACCTGGACCGTCGGCACCGGCGGGGGCGGCACCTGCACCGCCGCCCAGCTGCTCGGCAACCCCGGCTTCGAGTCGGGCGGCTCCTCCTGGACCGCCTCCAGCGGCGTCATCACCACCGACAGCGGTGAGGCCGCCCACGGCGGCTCGTACAAGGCATGGCTCGACGGCTACGGCACCACGCACACCGACACCCTGTCCCAGACGGTGACGATCCCGGCGGGCTGCAAGGCCACCCTCACCTACTACCTGCACGTCGACACGGCGGAGACCACCCGCACCACCGCCTACGACAAGCTGACGGTGACCGCGGGCGGCAAGACCCTGGCCACCTACTCCAACCTGGACGCGGCCACCGGCTACGCGCAGAAGACCGTCGACCTGTCGTCGCTGGCGGGCTCCAGCGCCACGCTGAAGTTCAGCGGCGCCGAGGACGGCTCCCTGCAGACCAGCTTCGTCGTCGACGACGCGGCCCTGACGACCGGCTGA